From a single Octopus sinensis linkage group LG5, ASM634580v1, whole genome shotgun sequence genomic region:
- the LOC118763668 gene encoding uncharacterized protein LOC118763668, translated as MVRITPLSESFHAKEGSKNEGKSEESYVSFNADWTMMLELSPDVFQTLQTIFQKSFVPKFPSNESFTWRSMVNRIYNRPKGTKIEWNKPKRISSCGRKTLIKWVNDQLQTQLLDIGELSSGIHYCFLLDILAPNIIPKKKIKFEKKAEAYDYNFKLLEKAFYELKIDKLIPKKIKDKNLKEILIFTNWLKSFFEANLNDDLREEFLSNNQVYSSSILSDAYESDTDMLERHDLENSKSQSKAQSQSSVLIPSLNNALIKYGHGDTPEIKCLKPQSRIKHGLETEKCHSAIDPQTTPNFLPRLIKPKRVGMYGRKTLINWIRRTLAVDINDLNQLSDGIVFCLLMNHLDPIVLPRYKIKAKADASGFLQNYRLLQAAFIHHKIDKVIRVNKLIACNMKEILMFTNWLKAFLEYNLDRNEFKSSDSTEDR; from the coding sequence ATGGTTCGCATTACACCACTTTCTGAATCCTTCCATGCAAAAGAAGGGAGCAAAAATGAAGGGAAATCTGAGGAATCATATGTCTCATTCAATGCAGATTGGACAATGATGCTTGAACTGAGTCCTGATGTTTTTCAAACATTACAGACTATTTTTCAAAAAAGTTTCGTTCCCAAATTTCCTTCTAACGAAAGTTTTACTTGGAGATCTATGGTAAACCGTATATATAATAGACCGAAGGGAACAAAAATTGAGTGGAATAAGCCTAAACGAATTTCTTCGTGTGGTCGTAAAACCCTCATAAAATGGGTGAATGATCAATTACAGACACAATTATTGGATATAGGAGAACTTTCTAGCGGAATTCACTATTGCTTTTTATTGGATATTTTAGCCCCAAATATTATTcccaaaaagaaaattaaatttgaaaagaagGCTGAAGCATATGATTACAATTTTAAACTTTTGGAAAAAGCATTTTACGAACTGAAAATCGACAAACTTATacctaaaaaaattaaagataaaaatttgaaagaaattcttaTCTTCACAAATTGGCTTAAATCTTTCTTTGAGGCGAACTTGAATGACGACCTCCGCGAAGAGTTTCTCTCAAACAATCAGGTATATTCATCAAGTATACTTAGTGATGCTTATGAAAGCGATACCGATATGCTAGAAAGACATGATTTAGAAAACTCTAAGAGCCAATCAAAAGCTCAATCACAAAGTTCTGTCCTGATACCATCTTTAAATAACGCTCTAATAAAATATGGTCACGGGGATACACCAGAAATTAAATGCTTAAAACCTCAAAGTCGTATCAAGCACGGTTTGGAAACTGAGAAATGTCATTCAGCGATAGACCCCCAAACGACACCCAATTTCTTGCCACGGTTGATTAAACCGAAGCGGGTTGGCATGTACGGAAGAAAAACACTTATAAACTGGATCAGGAGAACTCTCGCAGTTGACATCAACGATTTAAATCAGTTGTCTGATGGTATTGTTTTTTGTCTTCTAATGAACCATTTAGATCCGATAGTGCTACCGAGATACAAGATTAAAGCCAAAGCAGATGCATCAGGTTTCCTACAAAATTATCGTCTGCTCCAAGCCGCCTTCATCCACCACAAAATAGATAAAGTTATCCGAGTTAATAAACTGATTGCGTGTAACATGAAGGAAATTTTGATGTTTACAAATTGGTTAAAGGCTTTTCTAGAATACAATTTAGATCGAAACGAATTTAAATCGTCGGATTCAACAGAAGATCGTTGA